The following proteins are encoded in a genomic region of Roseinatronobacter sp. S2:
- the metF gene encoding methylenetetrahydrofolate reductase [NAD(P)H] encodes MTTPRISFEFFPPKTLDASFRLWDTVRMLAPLAPEFVSVTYGAGGTTRKLTHEAVTTIAAQYGLNVAAHLTCVDATRAETLEIVNAYADAGVSEIVALRGDAPKGAARFTPHADGFGSSVELIEALANTGKFKIRVGAYPEPHPDAPDARADVMWLKRKFQAGADSAITQFFFEPETFLRFRDECQRQGITGKIIPGIVPIENWAGIRKFASACNTHIPAWMDDAFEKAARDGREDLLATAICTEMCDRLIAEGVEDLHFYTLNRAYLTRDVCHALGVQPQVSLENVA; translated from the coding sequence ATGACCACGCCGCGCATATCGTTTGAATTCTTCCCGCCAAAGACGCTGGATGCCAGCTTCCGGCTGTGGGACACGGTGCGCATGCTGGCCCCGCTGGCCCCTGAATTCGTGTCGGTCACTTACGGGGCAGGGGGCACAACGCGGAAACTGACGCATGAGGCGGTCACAACCATCGCGGCGCAATACGGCCTGAACGTGGCCGCGCATCTGACCTGTGTGGACGCCACGCGCGCAGAAACGCTGGAGATTGTGAACGCCTATGCCGATGCCGGTGTGTCCGAGATTGTGGCGCTGCGCGGCGATGCCCCCAAAGGGGCCGCGCGCTTCACCCCCCATGCCGACGGTTTTGGGTCATCGGTAGAGTTGATCGAGGCATTGGCCAATACCGGCAAGTTCAAAATCCGCGTAGGCGCCTATCCCGAACCCCATCCTGACGCCCCCGATGCCCGCGCCGATGTCATGTGGCTGAAGCGCAAGTTTCAGGCGGGCGCGGATTCGGCCATCACGCAGTTCTTCTTTGAACCTGAAACATTCCTGCGCTTCCGCGATGAATGCCAGCGTCAGGGAATCACTGGCAAGATCATTCCGGGCATTGTGCCGATTGAAAACTGGGCCGGTATTCGCAAATTCGCCAGCGCGTGCAATACGCATATCCCTGCATGGATGGATGACGCGTTTGAAAAGGCGGCGCGCGACGGGCGCGAGGATTTGCTGGCAACCGCAATTTGCACCGAAATGTGTGATCGCCTGATTGCCGAAGGGGTGGAAGATTTGCATTTCTACACCCTGAACCGTGCCTATCTGACGCGCGATGTCTGCCATGCGCTGGGCGTGCAGCCGCAGGTGTCGCTGGAAAACGTGGCCTGA